GAGTTGGTCTGGGTGGAGTATTGATGATCCAGTTAGCTACTTGGTTACAAGATTATCTGAAAAATCAGTTGATAAAAGGTCTTAATCAGCATTATAAGCAAGAATTGATTCGCTCTCTAGCCTTAGCTAAGGAAGTTCAGTCCGATGTGGGGAATACAATTTCTCTACTAACCGTTGATTTAAAACTGATTGAAGATAAGTATTTTAGAGTTATTTTTGAGTGTATCTTTCATGGCGTGATGGGGTTGATTTCTCTAATCTACCTCGTGTATTTACATCCCTTTATTTCAATGGTTTATTTGGTATTTGCTCTTTTAGCAATGCTACCATCCATGCTTTTTGCCAATATGCTAGGGCGTGCAACGGAGCAGTTTACGAAGGCGAATGAAGCCTTTATAAAAAATACCAAGGATTTCTTTCAAGGTTATGCAGTTGTATCGACCTATCAGGCTTTTTCAACCTTCTTTACACGTTCGGATAAGAGCCTTGCGCAAATGGAAACAAGGGGATTGGATCTCAACAATAAACATGCGATGGTTATGTTTATCGGAGCAATGGCTTCATGGGTTGGCTATATTATTCCAACAGCAGTCGGTCTTTTCTTTGTACTAAACGGTCAATTGACAATCACGGTTATCATCGCTCTCTTTCTAGCGAGTGATCGTGTGATTTATCCTTTTCGTAATGTGGCAGCTTACTTACGGATGATTCAATCAACAAAGAGCACACGTGAGAAAATCGCTACAATCCTTGCTCAAGACAGAACGATACTAGAATCTCAAGAGTCTCATTCTTTTGCGGTACGCCCAACAATTGCAGTTTCTGATCTTGCTTTTGGCTATGAAGATAATCTTGTTCATCAGGCAAACTTCCGTATTCCATTCGGCAGTAAGGTCTTAATCACAGGTGCATCAGGTAGCGGGAAAACCAGTTTTTTGGATGTGTTGCAGGGGTGCTTGCAGCCAAGGAGCGGACAGGTTGTGTTTGAGGAAAACTGGGGTGAAGTGCCTTGTTCAGCTGTTCAGATTGCTCGTATCCAGCAGGGACCCTATTATTTTGATGTGACCTTGAGGGAAAATCTGCTGATGGAATTGCAGGATATCCCAGATGAACAGTTGCTTGATTTACTCAATCAAGTAGGATTAGTGAAGGAGTTGGGGGAGGCTTGCTTGGATCAAGAATATGGAGAAAACGGCTCTCAATTATCTGGTGGACAAAAGCAGCGAATTGAGATTGCGCGTGCCTTGCTACATCAGCAACCGGTTTTACTAGTAGATGAGGGGACATCGGCTATTGACAAGCAATCGTCTGACATCATTCGCAATCTCTTTTTTGAAACAGACTGTACAATTTTTGAAGTGGCCCACCATTATGATGAAAGACTCAAACACCGCTATACTCATCATATTGAGTTGCGCAATCGAGAAATGATTTGCCATGAAATAGCATAAAAGCAAGCTCAGTCAGGTTTGTAAAACGTTGTTAAACAGCTATTCTCAACCGGGCACACTTCTCAAGTGTATCGCTTCTTAGTCTCTGAATACTGATGATCGGTACAGGCATTCAAGAGATGAATTGCAGTGACAGCGTGCATGCCTAAGAGGGAGATGAAGGCTGCGCTAATGGGAATATTTTTCCAGGAAATGCCGATAAAAATCGCAATGTCCCTAGCCACAATTTGAAGGATAGCGCTGATGAGATATTTTTCATAATCAATCTCCTGTTGGAAAGTGAGAATCGGTTGCTATATAGTTTTATTATAGTCCTTTTGGGTCAAATAATAAAGAAAATAGCGGTTGTTATCGATGGAATTTATGAAAAGATTTGGCACAAAAATTTGGAGAATACAGAGAGATATGATATAATAGCGTGTATGCAATAAAATTTTAAGGAGAAATGACAGAATGTCTGTATCATTTGAATCAAAAGAAACAAACCGCGGTGTCTTGACATTTACAATCGCTCAAGATGCTATCAAACCAGAATTGGATCGTGTATTTAACAAGGTTAAAAAAGACATTAACGTACCTGGTTTCCGTAAAGGTCATTTACCACGTGCAGTCTTCAACCAAAAATTTGGTGAAGAATCATTGTACCAAGATGTTGTCAATGCTCTTTTACCAGCAGCCTATGAAGCAGCGGTAGCAGAAGCAGGTCTTGAAGTGGTTGCGCAACCAAAAATCGAAGTTGTGTCAATGGAAAAAGGTCAAGACTGGACGATTACTGCTGAAGTCGTTACAAAACCAGAAGTGAAATTAGGTGACTACAAAAACTTAGCAGTATCTGTTGAAGCAACAAAAGAAGTAACAGATGAAGAAGTAGATGCAAAAGTTGAGCGTGAACGCAATACGTTAGCAGAATTGGTCATCAAGGAGGAACCAGCTGCTGAAGGCGATACAGTTGTGATTGACTTCGTTGGTTCAATCGACGGCGTTGAATTTGATGGTGGAAAAGGTGAGAACTTCTCATTAGCTCTTGGTAGCGGTCAATTTATCCCAGGATTTGAAGACCAATTGGTAGGTCACAGTGCAGGTGAAGAAGTAAATGTAGAAGTAACCTTCCCTGAAGATTACCAAGCAGCAGACTTGGCAGGAAAACCAGCTCTCTTTGTGACAAAAATTCATGAAGTTAAAGCAAAAGAAGTGCCAGCACTTGATGATGAATTAGCAAAAGATCTTGACGAAGAAGTGGAAACACTTGACGAGTTGAAAGCGAAATACCGCAAAGAATTAGAAGCAGCAAAAGAAATTGCTTTTGACGATGCAGTTGAATCAGCAGCACTTGATTTGGCAGTTGCAAATGCAGAAATCGTTGACCTTCCAGAAGAAATGGTTCATGAGGAAGTACACCGTGCTATCAACGAATTCCTTGGCGGTATGCAACAGCAAGGTATTTCACCAGATATGTATTTCCAAATCACAGGAACGACACGTGATGACCTTCATAAACAATACGAAGCAGATGCTGAAAAACGTACAAAAACAAACCTTGTTGTTGAAGCGGTAGCAAAAGCAGAAGGCTTTGAAGCAACAGCAGAAGAAATTGAAGCAGAAATCACTGACTTGGCTGCAACATACAACATGGAAGTAGAACAAGTTCGTCGCCTTCTTTCAGAAGATATGTTGAAACATGACATTGCAGTGAAAAAAGCTGTTGAAGTGATTACAAGCACAGCAACTGTAAAATAACACAAAAAATCAATGAATAGAGGTTGAGCTAAGTCTCAGCTTCTATTTTTCTCTCATTTTCATGAGAATGAAATTATCTTTGACTATTTGCTGATTTTAGCGTAAAATAGTAAGGAAAGACAAAAAACGAATTCGTCCTAAGCCCTCGTTGCTGAAACGGACTCAGATAGACATAAGGAGAATAGCCTTGGAATTAACGGTATTTGCAGGACAAGAAAAAAGTGAACTATCCATGATTGAGGTGGCACGTGCTATTTTGGAAGAACGTGGCCGTGATAACGAGATGTATTTCAATGATTTGGTCAATGAAGTGCAAAATTATCTAGGAAAATCAAATAGTGATATTCGTGCAACCCTGCCTATTTTCTACTCTGATTTGAATGTGGACGGTAGCTTCATCCCTCTAGGTGAAAACAAATGGGGGCTTCGTTCATGGTATGCGATTGATGAGATTGATGAAGAAGTCATTACACTTGAAGAAGACGATGAAGATGCACCAAAACGGAAGAAAAAACGTGTCAATGCCTTTATGGATGGCGATGAAGATGCGATTGATTACGGAAATGATGATCCAGAAGACGAAGATAGCTATGAGACAACGACATCAACTGAATATGGCGATG
Above is a window of Streptococcus sp. zg-86 DNA encoding:
- a CDS encoding ATP-binding cassette domain-containing protein, coding for MNIHQLWKVLPKRIVIVCGLAMLVSSFDGIVLSQIVSRVTLFSKSSTVEDLLLFVGVGLGGVLMIQLATWLQDYLKNQLIKGLNQHYKQELIRSLALAKEVQSDVGNTISLLTVDLKLIEDKYFRVIFECIFHGVMGLISLIYLVYLHPFISMVYLVFALLAMLPSMLFANMLGRATEQFTKANEAFIKNTKDFFQGYAVVSTYQAFSTFFTRSDKSLAQMETRGLDLNNKHAMVMFIGAMASWVGYIIPTAVGLFFVLNGQLTITVIIALFLASDRVIYPFRNVAAYLRMIQSTKSTREKIATILAQDRTILESQESHSFAVRPTIAVSDLAFGYEDNLVHQANFRIPFGSKVLITGASGSGKTSFLDVLQGCLQPRSGQVVFEENWGEVPCSAVQIARIQQGPYYFDVTLRENLLMELQDIPDEQLLDLLNQVGLVKELGEACLDQEYGENGSQLSGGQKQRIEIARALLHQQPVLLVDEGTSAIDKQSSDIIRNLFFETDCTIFEVAHHYDERLKHRYTHHIELRNREMICHEIA
- the tig gene encoding trigger factor, with the translated sequence MSVSFESKETNRGVLTFTIAQDAIKPELDRVFNKVKKDINVPGFRKGHLPRAVFNQKFGEESLYQDVVNALLPAAYEAAVAEAGLEVVAQPKIEVVSMEKGQDWTITAEVVTKPEVKLGDYKNLAVSVEATKEVTDEEVDAKVERERNTLAELVIKEEPAAEGDTVVIDFVGSIDGVEFDGGKGENFSLALGSGQFIPGFEDQLVGHSAGEEVNVEVTFPEDYQAADLAGKPALFVTKIHEVKAKEVPALDDELAKDLDEEVETLDELKAKYRKELEAAKEIAFDDAVESAALDLAVANAEIVDLPEEMVHEEVHRAINEFLGGMQQQGISPDMYFQITGTTRDDLHKQYEADAEKRTKTNLVVEAVAKAEGFEATAEEIEAEITDLAATYNMEVEQVRRLLSEDMLKHDIAVKKAVEVITSTATVK
- the rpoE gene encoding DNA-directed RNA polymerase subunit delta; the encoded protein is MELTVFAGQEKSELSMIEVARAILEERGRDNEMYFNDLVNEVQNYLGKSNSDIRATLPIFYSDLNVDGSFIPLGENKWGLRSWYAIDEIDEEVITLEEDDEDAPKRKKKRVNAFMDGDEDAIDYGNDDPEDEDSYETTTSTEYGDDNPDDEKDEVESYDSEINEIIPDEDLVDEEVELNEEDDDDYSEEDDETVDDE